The DNA sequence GATCGCGCTGTGCTATGGCGTGGCCGACCTGATCCACGGCATCGGCTTTCTGGCGGTATTCGCGGCCGGCGTCGCCATGCGCCACATCGAGCATCATGCCACCGGGCGCATGCCGCCGGCGCAGGCGCTGGGCGCGGTGCCGGTCGGCGAGGAGATCGCGGTCGCCACCGACCCGCAGAAGGCGCCGGCCTATATGGCGGAAACCGTGCTTGGGTTCAATCAGCAGCTGGAGCACATCGCCGAATTCGTGATGGTTCTGCTACTGGGAATCATGTTGTCGGGCAGCGGCCTTTCCGGCGAAGGCGCGCTGGTTGCGCTCCTGCTGCTGCTGGTGATACGGCCGCTGTCGGCGGTGGCGGCGCTGGCCGGGACGCGCGGCGTGACGCGCCTGCAGCGCCGGCTGATGGCCTGGTTCGGCATCCGCGGCATCGGTTCGCTGTATTACCTGATGTTCGCGCTGCAATTCCCGTTGCCGCCGCCGCTGGCAGAGCGCCTGGTGCCGCTGGTGCTGACGGTGGTCGCGATTTCGGTGCTGGCGCACGGCATCTCCGCCACGCCCATCATGGATCTCTACTACAAGCGACGCTAGAAACGATGATGACCGAACTGATAGGCTGGCTCAGCGCCGGCGTGCTGGTGCTGACCATTTCCCGCCAGGTCTATTCGCAGTGGCGCAGCCGCAGCGCGCAGGGCGTGTCGAAATGGCTGTTCATTGGACAACTGATGGCATCGCTCGGCTTTACCGTCTATAGCTACCTGGTGGAAAACTGGGTATTCGTGTTCGCCAATTTCTTCATTTTCCTGACTGCCGTGGCGGGTGAGTACATTTACCTGCGCAACAGGCGGCTCGATGAAAGCCGCGCGCAGGGAAAGTCCCCGGCGCGCCGGTAACCGCCGATTTTAAAATTTACAAGCATCTGTATTTGTTACCGCGTAAGAAGGGGAAAGACACGCGGAAATGCATACCGGCACGCACGGCAAGTGCCATGCGCGGTCCGGGTACGTACCTTGCTTGGTTTCGCGACATCTGCGGGCCAAGGACTGGCCCGAGGCTGCCATCGTGTCCCCATCGTGCGGTCATCCCCGGAGGATGCTGTGTATACGCTCGGAATCAACGCTGCCTACCACGATTGTTCCGCCTGCCTCGTGCGCGACGGCGAGGTCATCGCCGCCGCCGAAGAGGAGCGCTTTACCCGCATCAAGCACGGCAAGCGGCCGGTGCCGTTCTCGACCTGGCAGCTGCCGTTCCATGCGATCGACTACTGCCTGCGGCAAGCCGGCATCGCGCTGGCCGAGGTCGACCACGTCGCCTATTCCTACGACCCGGCGCTGTTGCTCGGCAAGTACGGCAAGCAGTCCAGCATCACGCTGCCGCTGGAGCCGTCGGCGCACGAGACAGAGTGGCTGTCGCCCTGGGACCCGTTGTTCCTGTCGTCCATCGTCAACGCGCCGCGCCAGCTCGCTTCCGGCGCGCCGCACCACCTGAAGAAGCGCTTTCGCGGCGTGCGCCACGACGGGCCCTACCAGTGGCATTTCGTCGAGCATCACCTGGCGCACGAAGCCAGCGCCTTCCTGGCCGCGCCGTTCGACGAGTGCGCGGTGCTGACCATGGATGGGCGCGGCGAGCGCGCCACCACCAGCTATGGCCTGTACCGCGACCGGCGCTACCGGCGCATCCGCCAGGTCGACCTGCCGCATTCGCTCGGCCTGCTGTACGAATCGGTGACCGACTACCTCGGCTTTCTGCATTCCTCCGACGAATACAAGGTGATGGCGCTGGCGTCCTACGGCACGCCGGTGTACGCCGACCGCTTCCATGACATCCTGCAATATCGCGGCGACGGCGCCTACGAAGTCCGGCCGGCCGACTGGGCCGAACTGTTCGGCCCGGCGCGCGAGCGCGGCGCCGAATTCACGCAGCGGCACATGGATATCGCCTCGTCCCTGCAGGTGGCGCTGGAAGAAACGGTATTGAAGATGGCGCACTGGCTGCACGAGGAAACTGGCGCCGCCAACCTGGCGCTGGCCGGTGGCGTGGCGCTCAATTGCGTGATGAATGCGCGCCTGCGCGACCGCGGTCCCTTTTCGCGGGTGTGGGTGCAGCCGGCCGCCGGCGACGCCGGCACCGCGCTGGGCGTCGCGCTGTGGATCGACAGCCGGCAGCGTGGCGCAGCTGTCAATGAACGGCGCAGCTGGCACATGGAACATGCCTTCCTCGGGCCGGCCTACGACGACGGCGAGATCGAGGAAGTGCTGCAGCAATCGAAGCTGCGCTACCGCCGCGCCGCCGACCTGTCGTCCGAGGTGGCGCAGCTGTTAATGGAAAACAAGGTGATCGGCTGGTTCCAGGGCCGCATGGAGTTCGGACCGCGCGCGCTCGGCGCTCGCTCGATCCTGGCCTCGCCGCTCGATGCATCGATGCAGCAGCGCCTGAACCAGATCAAGGACCGCGAGGATTTCCGCCCGGTCGCACCGGTGGTGCTGGAAGAGGAAGCCGCCGAATGGTTCGTCGACGGCGGCGTGTCGCCGTTCATGGTGTTCGTGTACGACGTGCGGCCGGACAAGGCCGAGCGGATACCGGCGGTGCGCCATGTCGATGGTACCGCGCGCATCCAGACCATCAACCGCGCGCAGAACCCCCCATATTACGACCTGCTGCGCGCGTTCGCGCGGCGTTCCGGCGTGCCGGTGCTGATCAATACCTCGTTCAATACGCGCGGCGAACCGGTGGTATGCACCCCGCGCGACGCGCTCGCATCGTTTTGCACGACCCCGCTCGATGCGCTGGCGATCGGGAATTTCATTGTGGAGAAGAACGGGTGATACGAAGGCTCTCCTATGCCGGGCGTCCCTCTCCCGTCTGCAGGAGAGGGCATCAACACGGGGCGCATCCATGAAAGAAAACGACAGCAAACGCATCCTGGTCACCGGCGGCGCCGGCTTTCTCGGTTCGCACCTGTGCGATTACCTGCTGGCGAAAGGCCACGACGTGTTGTGCGTCGATAACTTTTATACCGGCAGCAAGCGCAACATCGCGCACTTGCTGGTGCATCCGCGCTTCGAGCTGCTGCGCCACGACGTGACCTTTCCGCTGTATGTCGAGGTCGATGAAATCTACAACCTGGCCTGTCCCGCCTCGCCCGTGCATTACCAGAACGATCCGGTGCAGACCACCAAGACCAGCGTGCACGGCGCGCTCAACATGCTGGGACTGGCCAAGCGCCTCAAGGCGAAGATCCTGCAGGCATCCACCAGCGAAGTGTACGGCGATCCGCAGATCCATCCGCAGGACGAATGCTACTGGGGTCATGTCAATCCGATCGGCTTGCGCTCCTGCTACGACGAGGGCAAGCGTTGCGCCGAAACCCTGTTCATGGATTACCGGCGGCAGCACAAGCTGTCGGTAAAAATTGCACGCATCTTCAATACCTACGGCCCGCGCATGCATCCCAACGACGGCCGGGTGGTCTCGAACTTCATCATGCAGGCGCTGGCCGGCCAGCCGCTCACCGTCTACGGCGACGGCGCGCAAACCCGGTCGTTCTGTTACGTCGGCGACCTGATCGACGGCCTGTACCGGTTGATGGAGAGCCCGGACGGCTTTTGCGGGCCGGTCAATCTGGGCAATCCGGTCGAGCACACGATGGTGGAGCTGGCCGAGCGCGTGATCGCCATGTGCGGGTCCGGCTCGGACATCGTCTTCCAGCCGCTGCCCAGCGACGACCCGGTGCGGCGGCGCCCCGATATCGCGCTGGCGCGCGACATGCTGGGGTGGGAACCGGCGGTCGGACTGGCCGACGGCCTGGAGCGCACCATCGACTATTTCCGCAGGCTGCAGGGCGGCGGCGTGCAGGAGGAGGAAACGGCGCCGCCATACCTTCCGCAGGAGCACGCCATGCAGGAACAACGATTGCATGGCTGAGAGCCCGCATTCTTATTCCAGAAACGAGCCAATTCGAGGTGCCACCATGATACGAAACCGATTGCCCTATGCCGCCGCGCTGCTCCTGTTCCTTGCCGCCTGCGGGCGCGAGGGCGACACGCCGAAGGGGCCGCCGCGGCCGGTCACTTCGATGCATTACGGCGGCGGCCACGCGACGACCGCGCAGCTCGACCTGGCGGCGCGGCCGGTGCCGCCGAGGCCCGGCCCGATGTAAGCCTGGCACGCTGCTTTTCATTGCAGGAGAATCACATGGACCACCGTTCAGGAGATTGCGGCACCGGAGGCTTGTCGGACTACGCGGCAGGCGGTCCGCTGATGCGGCGCTCGATCTGGAACCGGGCGTCGGACGAGCTGACCTTCGCTCCCCTGGCGGCGGACCTGGAGGTGGATGTGGCCATCGTCGGCGGCGGCATCACCGGCATGACCACCGCCGCCCTGCTGGCGCGCGCCGGGCGGCGCGTCGCGGTGCTGGAAGCGGTGCGCGTAGGTTACGGCAGCACCGGTTATTCGACCGGCAACCTGTACGCGACAGTCGACTCCTACCTGCACCGCCTGGCCGACAAGTGGGGCTGGGACAGGACGCGCCAGGTGGTGCAGTCGCGCCGCATGGCGATCGACCTTGTCGAGCAGAATATCTTCGATTACCGCCTGCGCTGCCAATTCTTGCGCCAGCCCTGGGTCTTGTACAGCACCGATTCCTCGGCGCAAGACGATGAGTTGATCGAGCGCGAATACCAGGCCTGCGTGAAATGCGGGCTGGATGCGCGCGTGAGCAACGAGGCGCCGCTGCCCTACAGCATCAACAAGGCGCTGGTGGTGTCGCACCAGGCGCAGTTCCACCCGCTGCATTACGTGCGCCAGCTGGCCGCCGCGATTCGCTCCGAGCGCTGCCATATCTACGAAGGCACGCCGGTGGTGGAGATCGACCAGAGCCATGCGCTCGTGCGCACCGCGCAGCACACCGTGCGCGCGCAGCACGTGGTGATGGCGACCCACACGCCCAAGGGCTTCAATACGCTGCAGACCGAACTGGCGCCGTACCGCGAATACGCGGTGGCGGGCGCGCTCGCCGAAAAGCAGCTGTCCGGAGGGATTTTCTGGAGCGTCGGCGCGGAAAGGACTTCCACCCGTCTGGTCGAATACGATGGCCGTCCGCATGTGCTGCTGATCGGCGAGCGGCACAAGAGCGGCCAGCGGGAAGACACGGACGCGGCCTGGCGCAAGCTGGAGCAGATCGTGCGCGCGCGCTTCACGGTGCAGGCGGTCGAATACCGCTGGTCGGCACAGCATTATCGGCCGGCCGACGGCTTGCCCTACATCGGCCACAGCATCGGCTCCAGCCACCTGTACCTGGCGACCGGTTTCGCCACCGACGGCCTGACCTACGGCACGCTGGCTGCCATCCTGCTGTCGGAACAGATCGCCGGGCGCAGCACCGAATACGACGAGCTGTATTCGCCGCGCCGTTTCACCCCGGTAAAGTCGGCCGGTAAATTTCTGAAAGAAAATTTGAACGTGGCCGGCTACTACGTCAAGGATTACATCAAGGGCGGCGAAGCCAGGGCGCTGACCGAAGTGCGCTGCGGCGAAGGCCGGGTGATCGAGATCGACGGCGACAAGCTGGCGGTGTACCGGGACGATGCCGGCGACCTGCACGCCGTGTCGCCGGTCTGTACCCACCTGAAATGCATCGTGCACTGGAACCGCGCCGAACGCAGCTGGGACTGCCCCTGCCACGGCAGCCGCTTCTCGCATGAAGGCGATGTGCTGGAAGGGCCGGCGCTGGCGCCGCTGGAACGGCGCACCATCGCCGGGCTCGACGCCACCGCGCCGAAGGCAGGGTAGGGCGCCGTGGCATGGAGCTTGCGTGCGCGTCGGCTACGGATTCGATTCTCCCGCGATGAGAGATGCATATAGAACAAGTCACGATTGACGCCGATTCGAT is a window from the Noviherbaspirillum sp. UKPF54 genome containing:
- a CDS encoding carbamoyltransferase C-terminal domain-containing protein; this translates as MYTLGINAAYHDCSACLVRDGEVIAAAEEERFTRIKHGKRPVPFSTWQLPFHAIDYCLRQAGIALAEVDHVAYSYDPALLLGKYGKQSSITLPLEPSAHETEWLSPWDPLFLSSIVNAPRQLASGAPHHLKKRFRGVRHDGPYQWHFVEHHLAHEASAFLAAPFDECAVLTMDGRGERATTSYGLYRDRRYRRIRQVDLPHSLGLLYESVTDYLGFLHSSDEYKVMALASYGTPVYADRFHDILQYRGDGAYEVRPADWAELFGPARERGAEFTQRHMDIASSLQVALEETVLKMAHWLHEETGAANLALAGGVALNCVMNARLRDRGPFSRVWVQPAAGDAGTALGVALWIDSRQRGAAVNERRSWHMEHAFLGPAYDDGEIEEVLQQSKLRYRRAADLSSEVAQLLMENKVIGWFQGRMEFGPRALGARSILASPLDASMQQRLNQIKDREDFRPVAPVVLEEEAAEWFVDGGVSPFMVFVYDVRPDKAERIPAVRHVDGTARIQTINRAQNPPYYDLLRAFARRSGVPVLINTSFNTRGEPVVCTPRDALASFCTTPLDALAIGNFIVEKNG
- a CDS encoding UDP-glucuronic acid decarboxylase family protein; the encoded protein is MKENDSKRILVTGGAGFLGSHLCDYLLAKGHDVLCVDNFYTGSKRNIAHLLVHPRFELLRHDVTFPLYVEVDEIYNLACPASPVHYQNDPVQTTKTSVHGALNMLGLAKRLKAKILQASTSEVYGDPQIHPQDECYWGHVNPIGLRSCYDEGKRCAETLFMDYRRQHKLSVKIARIFNTYGPRMHPNDGRVVSNFIMQALAGQPLTVYGDGAQTRSFCYVGDLIDGLYRLMESPDGFCGPVNLGNPVEHTMVELAERVIAMCGSGSDIVFQPLPSDDPVRRRPDIALARDMLGWEPAVGLADGLERTIDYFRRLQGGGVQEEETAPPYLPQEHAMQEQRLHG
- a CDS encoding FAD-dependent oxidoreductase, translated to MDHRSGDCGTGGLSDYAAGGPLMRRSIWNRASDELTFAPLAADLEVDVAIVGGGITGMTTAALLARAGRRVAVLEAVRVGYGSTGYSTGNLYATVDSYLHRLADKWGWDRTRQVVQSRRMAIDLVEQNIFDYRLRCQFLRQPWVLYSTDSSAQDDELIEREYQACVKCGLDARVSNEAPLPYSINKALVVSHQAQFHPLHYVRQLAAAIRSERCHIYEGTPVVEIDQSHALVRTAQHTVRAQHVVMATHTPKGFNTLQTELAPYREYAVAGALAEKQLSGGIFWSVGAERTSTRLVEYDGRPHVLLIGERHKSGQREDTDAAWRKLEQIVRARFTVQAVEYRWSAQHYRPADGLPYIGHSIGSSHLYLATGFATDGLTYGTLAAILLSEQIAGRSTEYDELYSPRRFTPVKSAGKFLKENLNVAGYYVKDYIKGGEARALTEVRCGEGRVIEIDGDKLAVYRDDAGDLHAVSPVCTHLKCIVHWNRAERSWDCPCHGSRFSHEGDVLEGPALAPLERRTIAGLDATAPKAG